The Phycodurus eques isolate BA_2022a chromosome 8, UOR_Pequ_1.1, whole genome shotgun sequence nucleotide sequence tgctcctgctgctgaCCTCCATCTACGAAGAAAACTCGTTGGAAGGGATAGGTCTGGTCACAGCTCATGGTGCTGCTCCAAATGCGTGACTATCTACCGTATGTTCATGTGGTGTTACATGCAACACCACTACCCACATATTCCTCCCCCTTGCACGTATAAGCTGGCCTGCATGTCACTGCAGCCTTGACACTACGACGTATTTTGTATAAGCGTCAGGACGTGAGTCACAGTCACCCGTCCTACTTTAAAAGGGCGCTTTTCGTCTTCTTTTTATCCAGTTTCGTGGTCACCGAGTGAGGTGaacaaatgaatgacaaaaattgacatttttgctttaaatgtgaaaagttCAAAATTTGGAAGAACGTGTGGGGAGGGGGATGGGGGAggatatttttacaaataccaaaacaaatgcattttaaaaattaagtgGCCCTTTTTGACGTCAAATAAATTGGAAAATCTGAAACACTTTTCCAAAATGTGAaacaattttgcaaaatgtgaaactatttttgaaaaaagatccaaataattagcaaaataaacaattctAAAATGTGGAATGAAcgaaatgtggaaaaattaaaaaaggtgaaacattttataaattgtgaaaaaatgtcaaaaatgggattttctttttcatatcaATGGTAAAATGTGAAACAATATTAGAGAATgtgaaacaattaaaaaaaaacgtcataGGAATTGCAAAATACGAagcaattttacaaaatgtgaaagaaattttaaaatgtaaaaaattttgCAGTcttttttcacccaaaaaatgttgaacaaatttagaaaagtgtcaaattgcaaaatgtgacacaattttacaaatatgtaagaaaatgtaaaaaaaatatgataaaaatgtacaaaatgtgaaaaagtttggacaaaatgtttttttacagcatgcggaaaaaaagtacaaaatgcgaaaagaaaaaatgtgataaaatgtaaaaaaaaaaaaaaataatctatttttttaccaaaaagtttcACAAATTTAGAACTCAattaaaaattgtgaaatatgtgAAAGGCACACAAAAAACTGAACTTCCATACtttggaatatttttctttcatttattatacatttttaaaaatcctgcATCATATTGGTAAAGATCTGATTCAGATTATGTCAGTTATGAATGTTGCAAGGGAAGCCACATGAAAAGGTCTCGCCAGGCGGCCTGTGAAACAGAAAGGAGACAGATGCTTGGTGTGCAACGCACCAAAATACTAGAGTCACTTTTTGAGTCATTAGAGGCACTCCGGTCCGAtttgaaaacaatattaaatCCCAAGTTCCCATACGGAACATACGAGTTAAGGGAGAAGAAGTCCACTGTGTAAACAAAAGCAGTGCATTTTAGCCTCTAGGTAGCGACATGTATGTAAAGTATACATGTCTACAAAAAGTGAATatttggaaatggaaaaaaaataatggaaaaataatgttaaaatcttGATGTGTACAAAATGTGAAATGCATTTTAAGAAATAGGAACctgtaaaaatccatccatccattttctgagccgcttctcctcactagggtcgcgggcgtgctggagccaatcccagctatcatcgggcaggaggcggggtacacccagaactggttgccagccaatcgcagggcacatacaaacaaacaaccattcgcgctcacattcacacctacgggcaatttagagtcttcaatgaacctaccatgcatgtttttgggatgtgggaggaaaccggagtgcccggagaaaacccacacaggcacggggagaacatgcaaactccacacaggcggggccgcggattgaaccccggtcctcagaactgtgaggcagacgctccaaccagtcgttcaccgtgccgcacctgtaaaaatgtgaaacaaatttTAAACTGTGATGAATTGAACAAAAACGTGgtcttttttttatcacaaaatTGGGACTTTCTTTTGGAAATGtcaaaacaatgtcaaaaatgtggggggggggggggggggggggacattgtTTTTGTAGCAAAATTGGGATAAAGAACaactaaaaatacatatatattaaaatttaaaagtgtgacattatttttttaaatgtggaaaaaagtaGGCTACaatgttattttacaaaatgtgattatatttacaaaatgtggaattttttttgttttaaacaaatcatATTGAGGTGAtctcaatgcaaaaaaaaaaaaaaaaaaagtagacatTCTGAAAGGTTGACAAGCATCGCATGCAAGCAATGTGAGAACGCTGACAAAGCACCACTTACAGGAAAACTCAAGACTTCCTCTACCCTTCTTTGTGGTCTTTGAGCCCCCCCCTGTCAACTCGTTTCCTGGGACACCTTGCTGTTTTCTCACAAacttttctattttcttttggACATCCTTAATTGAATGACTTTTAaggtgagggggaaaaaaagtaattttacctTTCCGTACGCACTGCATACATTTAGAACAATGTTGGTTTCTCTGACATGTAATACCGAAAGTCTTGTTTGCATTGGCGTAACGGCCGCATACAAGTGGGAGGCTATGGTTAGCCGGTCGAACCCCTACGAGCGCGGCGATGTGCTGTTTGAGCGCCTCGAGTGGCTTCGCGAGTAGATGGGAGCCAATGAATCATTGCAGATTTCAGAGGGACTTGCGGTCACACGCTTGCGCATTAGCAAGACAACGCTCACATAGAAAGGTAATCTGACACTTATAATTTCCACGCTGACAGAAGCAGTGCAtggaaaataatgcaaatggGACACAATAGATCGCAGACCTTGTCTCTGTCATGTGATGTGGCagttaaaaaactaaatttccTAGAACTAACACAAAAAtggttttgaaaaaaacttAGAAAAAGACATCATGAAACAGAAAAGATTTGAAAACTTCCACGAAAGGCTGAATTTAAGAGGCAACATCAGCAATCCCACTTAAAACACACCAAGCCCGCTTTGCATACTTGAATACCTTGCTTCCATTAACAACATCTAACCCCTGCGAAGTGGGATTTTCTGCAATGACGgtgacccccaaaaaattaccATGTAAACTGGACACAAGTAACACTTGAGGTGTCATCGTCTCCCACTACACTTCGATGGGACCAGCTCCTTGAATAGAAACAAGTGCAGGGCTCCCGCTAATTACAACTACAATCAGAATAATGGTgagttggatttttatttatttcatttgtttctcTGCTGGTTTGTCAAATTAttactttatgaaaaaaaaaaaaacatcgcgCAAAAAAGCTTGGGGGCCACTGGTTTAGTACgtggtcacacactgatgtgaGATTGTCACAATTGTCTACCAAAtgttttcatataaaaaaaatttagagAACCCTCGCTATTCGCAGCAGATAGGGACCGCGTCGTGTCATGAACAGTGAAGCGAAGGCATCGTTGACACTGCAGATCATGATGCCCGATTCAgatattgtttttgtctgtgaaCGTCGTCGTTCACGTTGCAAAACCAAACGCGACTTCTACTGTGGACGGAAAGAGTCTGGGAcgtcacacacacgcgcacaaaagAGGACGTCACATTGCGCGTGCGCCGTGTTTACGGAAGTAAATATGACCCCTTGCGTAGGTCTCGTCGTGACGCAATCGTGGCAAAATCAAAGATTTTGTGCAACTGGAGCCAACATTGCGTTTGTGTCTGTTTTATTGAACATTTGTGAAgtttgtcgccttttgatgacgtacAAGAGCAAGCGAGACTAAAAACAATCggatacatatccgatttaCATCCACATATGACAGAGGCTTGGGTcggctatgaaaaaaaaatctgaattgtactgttcactcTGACATGAAAAAGTCAGAAATGCCACAACCAAAAAGGTTTATACTGTACTGGAATTGCCGATAGATGCCACAAAGATGACAGCATattactacttttgtctaaatgaagttcttaaactcacttcaacagttcCTTGACCAACACTGTTCAGCCATGAATAGGCAAATATGTGAATGCCCAACCACTGCAATATTGACAAAAGCGTgcaaatgtccaaaatgtaacaaactgTTCCTCAACTTTGAGTTGGGTAATAATAGTCATTTTCTTGTTCttctgttgacaaaaaaaaagatgaaaaggacaacatacttccttggcgTAGGTAATTAACTGTAAGATCACGTGTCTGAATCCTCCCCAGAAGAGGAGTAACAGTCGAGCCCGAGCACATGAGCCGAAGAGGATTTCCCAGCTGCCCCCGACTCATCCGTGGCTTCTTTCTGTGTGATGACAGAACTCCCCTCTGCCGCCACGTTACCCAGGTTGGGCAAGGAACGGTGAAGCACCCTCGCTAGGCTCTGCGTTTCAGAGACGCCCTGGTGATCTGACGCTCCTCTGAACGCCGCGGCGGCCACCGCCAAGCGCGTGCGGTCGAAGGCGAGGGGCTGGTCCTGGTCTCTGGTGGCCACCTCTGTGGCCGCGATGGAACCTGGAAAACTGCTCTCCAAATGGCTGAACGCTGCCGTTGAGGTTTTTGACTTCTTGACTGCGAATGGAACAAAACCCCCCACAATTTTCTGTTACCTGCTTTTGATAAAGAAATAATAGcactgcactgaaaaaaagttcCAAAGTTTCGCCGGCGTCCAGGCTCCGCGGTGAGTCACCCGGAGCACAGACAGTCTACTGTAATGAGGAAAACGCCTTatcgtccataaaatccaaaatattgggcaGATCGTTCTGatgttttcagaggttgaaaGAAGAGaggctgctttttttcttttgcgagGTTTTGGTGGTTATATTGGGACAGTACGCAATGTTCTGCGGGGTCTTGTAAGGTCATTTAAAAtgcagctggcagtgaatgagtcgAAGTGTTGATTTAAGTCATTTTTGACAACATAAACACAACACTTGTGTTGTAGAACATTCCAAGGCGCAGAGAGCAAAGTCTAAACTAGAATAAATTCATGAGCAGTGACTAAAGATACTGTAGCACTTTCTttatagtaaaacaaaaaaacgctgccacaagatggcgccaaagcccttgTCTTGCCAAATAACTATTTGAAGCAACATCAGTTTTTTGTTGTGAATTGCTCTGGCccaataacccccccccccccccccccccccccccccccccccacacacacacacaaatagattACAGTAATTAGTATTTTTACAGATTGGCAGTGTTGACActtttggtgcatttttttttccccatatcaAAAAAATCTGTCAGACATTTATGTTAATAAGCAATGTTGtacaatgagtttgaaataatattaaagTGATTTTGGTGCATCGCTTGGGGTCTATTTTGGGTTTAAACTGTTAATAGAGGCAATTATAGAAGACAATTTGGGGTTTGCGTATCAGGGCTTAGTTCCGAaatagcgagggttcactgtacgaACATCATTGTTTGGACTGCGGGCACTGACCAACGCTGGTAGACTCTTGGGCCACTGCTCTCCTTTTACAATAAGCTCTGGGGGTCCAGGGCTTGTGCTTGCAGGTCGGGTCAAGCATTCGTAGCTTGGTCACGAAGCTTTTGTACTCCCGTTCCAAGGCCTCCAACTTCTGATGGAACTCTGCGATCTTCCTCTCGGGGTAATGTGCAAGTTGGGATTGCtgggcaaaacaaaaacagaaacagaaaaatGACAGATATTCTTCCACAGAAAATGTCAACAAGTAAGTCATTACCTGCAAATAATACTCGATTTCATTCTTGATGCTGGGGATCCACTTTTTCACAGAGGAAGACGAGTTAAGTGTACACTGGGGAGAGACATTATAGTTGACTTAAAGTTAGCGTTAACATGTTTAAGTCAAACTTTCGAAACAACGTTATACCAGCTTGGGTCTTCGCTCCTGGACATCTTTTAGTCGACCCTCTGTAATGAAAATAGTGGCGCTTAAGTGCAAATTGATATAAAGAGCTAAATAACGAGATATTGACAGTCACATCGTGATTATTGGTAATTTCTCCATTTTTCTCATTGAAGGTGGCTAAGCAAGCTAAACACGTGAAGCTGACGGGTCGCCAAAAGCCAACTAAATCATgttatatttactttttgtttccCTACTAGCTGTGTtaccttctctctctttctgtagCCAAAGTCTGTTTAAGCGTCCTTGTTGCTTCTCTTCATTTCGAGCCATTTTTCAATAGCCACGGGCGAGTAGCAACGTAAACAAAGTCACGTGATGCGGAAGTCATGTGATGCCCTCCTCCTCTCGCGGTAGTATCGCGAGAAGAGCCTGACCATGTTGTTGTtagtatacatttttatttttaaaaattgtctaCGTGCTTAAAATTCATCACTAATTCATTTGAACCATGTGTCTatgcatatatacatttaatataattttattacaaGTACCGTCCGAGCTACAAATCGAGTGTCCAATTCTGACGTATTTCAAGTGGATGAGTCATTTTTTAACAAGAGGCCATTTACagtttattccatccatccatccatccatccattttctaccacttatccgaggtcgggtcgcgggggcagtagctttagctgggacgcccagacttccctctccccagccatttcatccagctcttccggtgggatcctgaggcgtttccaggccagccgaaagacgtagtctccccaaggtgtcctgggtcatccccggggtctcctcccggtgggacgtgtcagaacacctcaccgggaaggcgtctgggaggcatccgattcagatgccccagccacctcatctggctcctctcgatgcggaggagcagcgtctctactctgagcccctcccggaagaccgagcttctcacgctATCtcgaaactcatttcggccgcttgtatccgggatctcgttctttcggtcacggaCCACAGGTCGTGACcctaggtgagggtaggaacagcCTGtgtcagggggttcggtaccccatactcccgaagcaccccccacaggacccccccgagggacacggtcgaacgccttctccaagtccacaaaacagacTGGTTGTGTGAACTCCTatacaccctcgaggaccctgccgacgttgtggagctggtccactgttccacggccaggacgaaaaccacacagctcctcccaatcacccccttccaggtctcactgtcgttgcccacgtgagcattgaagtcctccagcagaacgatggagtccccagcgggagcgctctccagcaccccctccaaggactccaaaaagggtgggtactctgaactgctgtttggtgcataggcacaaataacagtcaggatccgtccccccacccgaaggcggagggaggctaccgtctcgtccaccggggtgaaccccaacgtacaggcgccgagccggagagcaataagtatacccacacctgctcggcgcctctcaccgtggacaactccagagtggaagagagtccaacccctctcgagaggactggtaccagagcccaagccgtgtttggaggcgagcccgactatatgtagtcggaacttctcgacctcacacaccagctcgggctccttccctgccacagaggtgacattccacgtccctagagccagcttctgtagccgaggTCCCctccttcggccaccgcccagctcgcgcTATACCCGACcccttatggcccctcccacaggtggtgagcccatgggaagggggacccacgttaccctttcgtgCTGTGCCCACCCGGGcagtttattttaatcaatttaattaAGTAATTTAATGCATCAAATTCAGTAGAACCacgaataaacaaacaaacaaacaatataaagtaatagtaaaagtaaaaatgtgttaagtaaaa carries:
- the si:dkey-86e18.1 gene encoding uncharacterized protein si:dkey-86e18.1, with protein sequence MARNEEKQQGRLNRLWLQKEREEGRLKDVQERRPKLCTLNSSSSVKKWIPSIKNEIEYYLQQSQLAHYPERKIAEFHQKLEALEREYKSFVTKLRMLDPTCKHKPWTPRAYCKRRAVAQESTSVVKKSKTSTAAFSHLESSFPGSIAATEVATRDQDQPLAFDRTRLAVAAAAFRGASDHQGVSETQSLARVLHRSLPNLGNVAAEGSSVITQKEATDESGAAGKSSSAHVLGLDCYSSSGEDSDT